In Cryptococcus gattii WM276 chromosome A, complete sequence, one genomic interval encodes:
- a CDS encoding Elongator protein; Elp2p (part of the six-subunit RNA polymerase II Elongator histone acetyltransferase complex; Similar to TIGR gene model, INSD accession AAW41943.1): MRITPQYISVGANRSSSCAACTSSGLLFFGAGKFIALWDSSSNRGVHATLPGHKGQVTTVKLLPDGRLVSGDSIGEIRIWNSVNGDDQWECVMSWEAHKGGSISAIGALASSGYLDDMILTGGSDSLIKRWKLADKPEEVQEIDLKGKLPLDLEVGYLPGSKAPILAVGCTDRRIQIWTIRDGSFTRALSLEGHEDWVRCLSFTLYPSASSSSQDLFLASGSQDNFIRLWRVSPIAQEVASPSAEDEGLEMLDEFEKRLAGEAGGNVQISTKAHIFGVQDGERTLRFNITLEALLVGHESGLTNVHWSPIPTSSSPSPLLLSTASDNSLIVWCPSSTSASTDGIWVPTNRFGAIGGRGLSFYGAIWGKDGKSVMAGGWNGGWEKWVESEQGWDVQRGLTGHHGGVQTVCWDPRGEYLLSVASDQTARIHAECNLPSSSTPVWAEIARPQIHGYDMTDASFISPLRFVSGADEKVARVFDAPQGFVESLRSLGISKREAEEESRPKGATVPPLGLSNRALQKAPVAGDAVEKQGQNEAIISISHTFTSLPTEEELATSTLWPEVEKVYGHGYELVCTAASHAGDLIATASKATNAEHAVIRVVSASKWELVGEPLTGHSLTITSVSFSTDDKRILSCSRDRGWRVFGRKQDGEGYVPLAEEEKAHARMVLDACWADERNDMFATASRDKTVKIWTSAVEDGTQWAAAETIKLTEASTAVAMTSDGSDGYLLAVGKESGSIEVFAVAVNADGVKSERLCTFDPRISHVSAVNKLAWRNIEGILSLASCSDDRSVRVYKVQL, encoded by the exons ATGAGAATCACTCCACAGTATATCTCGGTTGGCGCAAAtcgttcttcctcttgcGCCGCTTGCACTTCATCTGGTTTGCTCTTCTTCGGTGCCGGCAAGTTCATCGCACTTTGGGATTCATCGTCAAATCGAGGAGTCCACGCAACACTCCCAGGACACAAGGGTCAGGTCACAACCGTCAAACTCCTGCCGGATGGGAGACTCGTGAGCGGCGATAGCATTGGTGAAATAAGAATATGGAATTCCGTAAATGGTGATGACCAGTGGGAATGCGTGATGAGCTGGGAAGCCCACAAAGGAGGGTCGATCTCTGCTATTGGCGCTCTGGCTTCATCAGGATATCTAGATGACATGATTCTCACTGGTGGGTCAGACAGCCTGATCAAAAGGTGGAAACTAGCGGATAAGCCAGAAGAGGTTCAGGAAATTGACCTGAAAGGCAAGCTGCCATTGGATCTGGAAGTTGGCTACCTGCCTGGATCTAAAG CGCCCATACTCGCCGTAGGCTGTACTGACCGCCGGATCCAAATATGGACCATTCGAGACGGCTCATTCACCCGCGCTCTTTCTCTAGAGGGCCATGAAGACTGGGTCCGTTGTCTCTCCTTCACACTCTACCCTTCCgcatcctcctcctcccaGGATTTATTTTTGGCTTCCGGGTCCCAAGATAACTTTATCCGATTATGGCGCGTCTCGCCTATCGCACAAGAAGTTGCTAGTCCAAGTGCCGAGGACGAAGGTCTTGAGATGCTTGACGAGTTTGAAAAACGGCTTGCGGGCGAGGCAGGTGGAAACGTGCAAATATCAACCAAGGCCCATATCTTTGGTGTTCAAGATGGAGAAAGAACATTACGGTTCAACATCACTCTCGAAGCCTTGCTCGTTGGTCATGAATCTGGTCTCACGAATGTTCACTGGTCGCCTATTCCcacatcatcttccccttcaCCCCTCCTGCTTTCTACCGCTTCCGACAACTCTCTCATAGTCTGGTGCCCGTCAAGTACTTCAGCTTCTACAGACGGCATCTGGGTACCTACCAACCGGTTTGGTGCGATCGGAGGTAGGGGTCTGTCATTTTATGGCGCGATTTGGGGCAAGGACGGCAAGAGTGTCATGGCCGGTGGATGGAATGGAGGATGGGAAAAGTGGGTCGAGTCAGAACAAGGGTGGGATGTCCAAAGAGGTTTGACCGGTCATCATGGCGGTGTCCAAACTGTTTGTTGGGATCCCAGAGGAGAGTACCTCTTGTCCGTTGC CTCCGATCAAACAGCACGTATTCATGCTGAATGCAACTTgccctcctcttccacgCCTGTTTGGGCCGAAATTGCTCGTCCTCAAATCCACGGTTACGACATGACCGACGCCTCATTTATCTCCCCTCTCCGTTTTGTTAGCGGTGCAGATGAAAAGGTTGCTCGAGTGTTTGATGCGCCTCAAGGTTTCGTCGAGTCATTAAGGTCTCTGGGTATCAGCAAGAGGGAAGCAGAGGAGGAAAGCAGACCCAAGGGGGCTACCGTCCCGCCTCTGGGGCTGTCAAACCGGGCGTTGCAGAAAG CCCCTGTCGCCGGCGACGCTGTCGAAAAGCAAGGTCAAAATGAAGCTATTATTTCCATCTCTCATACTTTCACTTCTCTTCCTacggaagaagagcttgCTACCTCAACCCTCTGGCCGGAAGTCGAAAAAGTATATGGTCACGGTTACGAACTCGTCTGCACGGCTGCTTCTCATGCCGGAGATCTTATTGCGACAGCATCCAAGGCTACCAATGCCGAGCACGCTGTGATCCGAGTAGTATCAGCTTCCAAGTGGGAGCTGGTTGGTGAACCTCTTACGGGTCATTCTTTGACGATCACGAGCGTTTCTTTCAGTACGGATGACAAGAGGATTTTGAGCTGTTCTAGAGATCGAGGGTGGAGAGTGTTTGGGAGAAAACAGGACGGGGAAGGTTATGTCCCTCTTgcggaagaagagaaggcTCATGCGAGGATGGTCTTGGACGCATGCTGGGCAGACGAGAGAAATGACATGTTTGCGACCGCATCCAGGGATAAAACG GTTAAAATTTGGACTTCAGCAGTGGAAGATGGCACTCAGTGGGCTGCAGCTGAGACAATTAAATTAACTGAAGCTTCCACGGCGGTTGCCATGACCAGTGACGGCTCTGACGGCTATCTCTTG
- a CDS encoding 5-aminolevulinate synthase, putative (Similar to TIGR gene model, INSD accession AAW41942.1) has product MQVTSLLRFSGVCPFLGHSTPSSLRAMANTANSSVSALTATAMTCPMMGPKLASISAARTYASVAGAKEVQQLHQNKNVTIDSTTTGAAAKCPHAKAANDVAVDAHRKAVTAGTFDYQKFYDTELEKKHKDKSYRYFNNINRLAAKFPVAHTANTKDEVDVWCANDYLGMSKNPVVIGTMKRTLDRYGSGAGGTRNIAGNGALHLALEDEIASLHRKDAALVFSSCYVANDACLATIGAKLPGCVIFSDASNHASMIQGIRHSGAKKVIWKHNDLADLEAKLKTVPKEVPKIIAFESVYSMCGSVAPIEAICDLADKYGALTFLDEVHAIGMYGPNGAGVAEHLDFEAHLATRQSSEPVKGSVMDRIDIITATLGKAYGVVGGYIAGSADFVDVVRSYAPGFIFTTSLPPAIVAGAQASIAYQREFMGDRRLQQLNTREVKRQFNQLDIPVVPNPSHIIPVLVGDAALAKEASDMLLAKHKIYVQSINYPTVPVGEERLRITPTPGHTKEQIAHLVSSVDNVFNTLGLKRVKEWKAAGGRAGVGMPDVSPIEPVWSDKQLGLTDGSAPVALQQGAKSVVRDEAAQVAQKRLTHLLGAEAGPALKVASL; this is encoded by the exons ATGCAAGTCACCTCGCTTTTGCGATTTTCAGGCGTTTGCCCCTTTTTGGGCCACTCCACCCCATCCTCGCTCCGAGCAATGGCAAACACCGCCAACAGCAGTGTCTCTGCTCTCACCGCTACGGCCATGACCTGCCCAATGATGGGCCCAAAGCTTGCCTCCATCTCCGCCGCTAGAACCTATGCAAGCGTCGCCGGTGCCAAGGAGGTTCAACAGTTGCACCAG AACAAGAATGTCACTATCGACTCTACCACTACTGGTGCAGCGGCCAAGTGCCCTCACGCCAAGGCTGCCAATGATGTCGCCGTCGATGCCCATCGCAAGGCAGTCACCGCTGGCACTTTTGACTATCAAAAGTTTTACGACACAGAGTTGGAGAAAAAGCACAAGGACAA GTCCTACCGCTATTTCAACAACATTAACCGGCTTGCTGCCAAGTTCCCGGTTGCTCACACTGCAAACACCAAGGACGAGGTGGATGTCTGGTGTGCGAATGATTATTTGGGAATGAGCAAAAATCCCGTCGTTATTGGGACTATGAA ACGGACTCTTGACCGTTATGGCTCCGGCGCCGGTGGTACGAGGAACATTGCCGGTAATGGTGCCCTTCATCTCGCCCTTGAAGACGAGATTGCTTCTCTCCACCGAAAGGATGCGGCCCTTGTATTTTCATCTTGTTATGTCGCCAACGATGCCTGCCTTGCCACCATTGGTGCCAAGCTTCCTGGCTGTGTCATTTTCTCCGACGCTAGCAATCACGCTTCTATGATCCAAGGTATCCGCCACTCTGGCGCCAAAAAGGTCATCTGGAAGCACAATGACTTGGCTGACCTTGAGGCTAAACTCAAGACTGTACCCAAGGAGGTCCCCAAGATCATTGCTTTTGAGAGTGTCTACTCCATGTGCGGTAGTGTCGCTCCCATTGAAGCCATCTGTGATCTTGCAGACAAATACGGCGCGCTTACATTCCTTGATGAAGTGCACGCTATCGGCATGTACGGTCCCAACGGTGCTGGTGTTGCTGAGCACCTTGACTTTGAGGCTCACCTCGCCACGCGCCAATCCTCTGAGCCTGTGAAAGGCAGTGTCATGGATCGAATCGATATCATCACTGCTACTCTTGGTAAAGCCTACGGTGTTGTTGGTGGTTACATTGCCGGTTCTGCCGACTTTGTTGATGTCGTTCGATCTTACGCCCCGGgcttcatcttcaccacttctcttcctcctgctATCGTCGCCGGTGCCCAAGCGTCCATCGCCTACCAGCGAGAGTTCATGGGCGACCGTCGTCTCCAGCAGCTCAACACGCGTGAGGTCAAGCGTCAGTTCAACCAACTTGACATCCCTGTCGTGCCCAACCCGTCTCACATCATCCCTGTGCTTGTCGGTGACGCCGCCCTCGCCAAGGAGGCTTCCGACATGCTTCTTGCCAAGCACAAGATCTACGTCCAGTCCATCAACTACCCCACTGTCCCTGTTGGTGAGGAACGTTTGCGTATCACCCCCACCCCAGGTCACACTAAAGAGCAGATTGCTCACCTTGTCTCCTCTGTCGACAACGTCTTCAACACTCTTGGTTTGAAGCGTGTTAAGGAGTGGAAGGCTGCCGGTGGTCGTGCTGGTGTTGGAATGCCCGACGTTTCCCCAAT